The Stigmatella ashevillena genomic sequence AATCGGTGCACGATGCGAGGGAGAATCCCGAGGGCTGACGACGCACTGAAGCCGACCCTCAGGGTCCCCGTCTCGCCCTGGGCCGCCCGCCGGACCGTGGAGATCACCTCCTCGCGCCTTGCCAGCAGTTCCCGGGCGTCGTCCAGGAAGCGGCTCCCCACGGAGGTCAGGGCCACGCGGCGGCTCGTCCGAGTGAGCAGTTCCACCCCCAGCCCGGCCTCGAGCTTGCGGATCTGCTGGCTGAACGGCGGCTGGGCCATCCCTACCCGGGCCGCTGCTCGGCCGAAGTGCAACTCCTCCGCGACGGCGACGAAGAGCTGAAGCTGGCGGAATTCCATATCCAGACGATATTCGTCTGAATCAAGGGTGAAAGATATATTGGTAGTGCATGATCCCGTTTCCTACTCTGCGGTCATGCGGCGCCTCCTCTTCCACCTCGGCATCCTGATCATCTCTCTCGTCGGCGCACCCACGCTGGCGCTCGAGTCCGGTGCCCCAGCCTCCGCCACGCCGGACAAGCAACTGCAGGCGCGGCTGGATCTCTCCTATCGGTACATACGGCTCCCGCAGCTCGTTCGTGACAGCCTGATCCCGCCTCAATGGCTCCGTGAGGGAGACCGGCTGATCTTCTGGTCGGCGGTGGGGCCGGACGCGGGCACCTGGGTGCTGGTCCATGCTCGAACGGGAGCCATGAAGCCGCTGCTGTCCAGCGCCGAGCTGCGGACCCAGCTCTCGCGGCTGATGGGAAAGCCGGTTCAGCTACCGGATCAGTTGAACTTCGCCATCGCTCCGGACCAGCGGGGGATTGTCTTCCGGATCGAGGAACGTTTCTTCGGGCTGGGCCTGTCGGATGGCCTCGTCACGGCGCTGGCCCCGGCCGACCTGGCTGCCCTGGCACTGCCCCCAGGCAACCTCCTGGCTCCCGACGGTCAAGCCGTCGCGGTGCAGCACGACGGCGGCTTCGCGGTGCTGGGTGGCGACGGCCGCACGCTGGTCGAGCGCAGCGGAGAGGAAAACCACGGCTGGCAGATTCCCGAGAAGGCCTGGTCTCCCGACAGCCGCTTCCTGATGGTCTGGCGCAACGATCTGCGCGGCGTCCACAAGATCCCGATCGTGGACTACTCGAGTGCGCTCGAGCGGGTGACCCTGGTTCCCTACGTCAAGACGGGGACGCCCTTGGGGCTGTCGGAGTTCTCCGTCGTCGAACCGGCGACCGGTCGCGTGACACGCATCGCTCCCACGGAAGGAGAGACCTATGACTGGTTCGCTGGATGGCGCCCCGGCAGCGGCGAGGCGCTGATCCTTCACATGTCCCGCGACGGCAAGCGGCTGGACCTCTCCGCAGTGGAGCCTGTCTCGGGGAAGCGCCGGCAGGTGCTTCGCGAGGAGCGGCCGGAGAGCTTCGTGGCCGGTTTGGACTTCGCCACGGAGGGATGGGCACGCCAGGTCACACCGCTGCCGGACGACACCGGATTCCTCTGGATGTCCGAACGCGACGGATGGCGGCACGTCTATCTATACGACTTCGCAGGCAAGCTCGTGCGCCAGCTCACCCGGGGCGCCTTTCCCGTCCATCAGGTGGCCGGCGTCGCGCCGAAGGGCGACGCGCTCTTCTTGCTGGCCTCCGCCGACAGCGCCGCGCCGTACGAGCACCTGCTCTACCGGGGAAGCCTCAAGGGCGGCACGCTGAAGCGGATGTCGTCAGGCTCCGGCATGCACCGAATCACCTTCTCCCCTTCGGGCAGCTACTACGTGGATGCAGGGTCCTCGCGGACGCAACCGCGGCTGCGGGACATGGTCTCCACGGACGGCAAGACACGCTTTCGTCTCACGACGGCCGATGCGAGCGCCCTCGAGGAGCTGGGCTACAAGCCTCCGGAGGCGCTCACCGTCCTGGCCGCCGATGGCACCACGCCCTTGCACGGCGTGCTCTACAAGCCGCGCGATTTCGACCCGGCCAAGCGCTACCCGGTCGTCGCCTATATCTATGCGGGACAATTCATCACGGTCGTACCCTGGCACTTCATCGGCACCTCCGCGTCGCTCCAAGCCAATGGCATCGCGCAGATGGGCTTCATCGTCATGGTGCTCGATCCCCGGGGCACTCCGGGCCGGAGCAAAGCCTTTCAGGACGCGACCTACGGCCGGGTCGGCCAGACCGAGATTCCCGACTACGTCGCGGGCCTCAAGCAGGTCGCCGCCACCCGTCCCTGGATGGACCTGGAGCGTGTCGGGATCTTCGGCCACTCGTGGGGCGGCTACTTCGCCCTGCGCGGCATGCTGATGGCTCCGGAGGTCTTCAAGGCGGGCTACGCGGGGGCCCCGGGCGCGTTGGAGGAGGAGGCGATCATCAACGAGCCCTACCTCGGCCTCCCAAGCGTGAATCCCGAAGGCTACCAGGCCGGGTCCAACCTGGCCCTGGCCGGGAACCTCCAGGGGCCGCTCAAGATGATGCATGGCTCCAGCGACGTGAACGCCTCTCTCTCCACGACGATGCGCATGGCCGACGCGCTGATCCGCGCAGGCAAGCACTTCGAGATGCTCATCATGCCGGGACAGCCCCACGGTCCCCGGCCGCCCGCGGAC encodes the following:
- a CDS encoding S9 family peptidase, translated to MRRLLFHLGILIISLVGAPTLALESGAPASATPDKQLQARLDLSYRYIRLPQLVRDSLIPPQWLREGDRLIFWSAVGPDAGTWVLVHARTGAMKPLLSSAELRTQLSRLMGKPVQLPDQLNFAIAPDQRGIVFRIEERFFGLGLSDGLVTALAPADLAALALPPGNLLAPDGQAVAVQHDGGFAVLGGDGRTLVERSGEENHGWQIPEKAWSPDSRFLMVWRNDLRGVHKIPIVDYSSALERVTLVPYVKTGTPLGLSEFSVVEPATGRVTRIAPTEGETYDWFAGWRPGSGEALILHMSRDGKRLDLSAVEPVSGKRRQVLREERPESFVAGLDFATEGWARQVTPLPDDTGFLWMSERDGWRHVYLYDFAGKLVRQLTRGAFPVHQVAGVAPKGDALFLLASADSAAPYEHLLYRGSLKGGTLKRMSSGSGMHRITFSPSGSYYVDAGSSRTQPRLRDMVSTDGKTRFRLTTADASALEELGYKPPEALTVLAADGTTPLHGVLYKPRDFDPAKRYPVVAYIYAGQFITVVPWHFIGTSASLQANGIAQMGFIVMVLDPRGTPGRSKAFQDATYGRVGQTEIPDYVAGLKQVAATRPWMDLERVGIFGHSWGGYFALRGMLMAPEVFKAGYAGAPGALEEEAIINEPYLGLPSVNPEGYQAGSNLALAGNLQGPLKMMHGSSDVNASLSTTMRMADALIRAGKHFEMLIMPGQPHGPRPPADRYSFDDIHLFFVRTLGGPR